The DNA segment ATGTGTTGACCAGCAATGCCGACAACAACATCTCTAATTTTATATCCCGAAACAGCTTCGGCTTCTGCCACTGCTTGTTGGATGGATTGAATTGTTTGCGTAATATTATTTACTACACCACGTGACACACCTAGACTTTTAGATTTTCCTATACCTAAAATTTCTAGTTTTCCATATTCATTTTTCTTGCCAATCATGGCAACAATCTTTGTGGTTCCAATGTCTAAACCTACTGCAATGTTTTCATTTTCCATATCCCTTTATTTTGTGCACACTACCTGTTGCGTAAACTTCAGATTAATTTTCTTGTAATAATTTATCGAACTATCAGAAACTGCTTTCTGATAAAAAGCTTTGTAATTATTAAACTTAGCTTCCATATTGATCGTTTTTCCAAACAATATGTCATAATCATAATTTCTTGTCCGCAGAAAAACGTCGCCGTTGTTCTCAATTCTCATTCCGGTGATGTTTTTCTTCAAAAAATCATCAGTATATAAAATCTTTAAAAGCGCGGCAATTTCCTGCTGATTTTCTGACGTTAATCGGCCAGAAACCAGCGGCACTCGCGCTGCATAAATCTTTGAAAGCGGCATCCTATCTCCTTTACTGTCAATATAGAAGGACGTATCGTCGTCTATAAATCTAGCAATTGGAGTGCGCTGAGTTACCACTGCCTTTAGCGTCCCATCTATGCTCACGAATACCTCTGATTTTTCAATCATATCGTGGTTGCTGATAGTTTTCTCCAAAGTATTCAAATCTAATTTATCTTTATCAATGCTTTTACCTTGTTTACTTTTATCTATCAACATTTTATTAACTATTTCGGTTGTCACCAAAAGGTTGTTCTCTCCGACAAATTGCACATCGGTTTTTTCAATTTTACGACTCTCATTTCGCTTTGACGTGAAGGCAAAAAGAAATAGTACTACGCCTATCATGACTACTAACTGAATGTTTTTTCTGTTTAATAATTTCATAATAATGCCTCTTTAATTAATGATATCAATTCGCCAATATCTCCTGCACCAATAGTCACAACTATCTTACAATTTGCCAACTTTATCTGTTCGATTAGATTTTCTTTCGAAACTAATGCTTTATTTTTAATCGAAATTTGATCTAATAACCACTGAGACGTAATTCCGGGTATTGGAACTTCTCGGGCTGGGTAAATATCTAACAACAAAACTTTATCAAAATTTGATAAACTATCGGCAAAATCTGCAGCAAAATCTTTTGTTCGGCTAAATAAATGTGGTTGAAATACTGCCAAAACATCTTCCCCTGGAAATAATTCTCTAACAGCCTGATGCACCGCGTTAATTTCTGTAGGATGATGTGCATAATCATCTATATAGACTAAATCATCTCTCTGTATTTGATATGAGAAACGCCTTTGTATTCCTTTGAAGGACTTTAAAGCTATAGCAATTTGCTTCTCCGAAATTCCATATTTGTAAGCCATTGCCAAAGCCATAGTAGCATTCATCAAATTGTGGTTTCCAGGCAATGCAAATTCCAGTTCCTTTAAAACTTTATTTCCAATCTCAACATCAAAAACATAAATTCCTTTTTCAATTTTTATATTAAAAGCTTTACAATCCGCCTGCTGATTAATCGATACCGTTCTACCTTGTAATGGCAAGCCATCTGCTATAAACAAATTAGATTTATCACTAATCTTATCGGCAAAATCACAAAATGTAGCTTCAATTGCGGCACTATCTCCATATATATCAAGATGATCGGCATCCATCGAGGTAATGCATGCTATATCTGGATGAAGTTGCATAAATGAACGATCAAATTCGTCTGCCTCAACAACTGTAACCGTTTTTCCTAATCCAATTAAATTACTATTATAATTTTCGACTACACCACCCACAAAAGCAGTAACATCAACACCACTTTCGTATAAAATATGTCCCAAAATCGCTGAGGTTGTAGTCTTTCCATGTGTGCCTGCAACTGCAAAACAAAAGGTGTCTTTCGTAATAATTCCCAATACTTCTGCACGTTTTTTTATTGTAAATTGATGCTCAATAAAGTAATTCCACTCTTTGTGGTTTTTTGGAACTGCAGGTGTAATTACTACCAAGGTTGACTCAACATCATACTCTTCAGGAATTTGGTGAACCTCATCATCAAAATGAATTTGAACTCCTAAATCCTCTAATCCTTTGGTGATTGGAGTTGGATGTCGATCATATCCAGCAACATTTTTACCTAAATTTTTGAAATAACGTGCCAGTGCGCTCATGCCAATGCCGCCGATTCCAATGAAGTAAATATTTTGAATTTGCTTGATATCCATTTAATTTTATGACTTTACTTTATAATCAATTTCTCTATTTGATCTACTATTCGTGACGTTGCATCTGGCGTAGCTAATTTTCTAAAATTCTCACTAATCTTTATCTGAAGATTTCGATCTGCGAGTAAATTGGTGAACACTTCAGAAAATTTTGTCTCAAGCTCCACTTCTTTGATTAAAATAGCACCTTCCTTTTCTACAATTGCCATCGCATTCTTCGTTTGATGGTCTTCGGCAACATTGGGCGAAGGAATAAAAATTGTTGGTTTTCCCGCCAGCGCTAATTCAGAAACTGATGAAGCACCTGCTCTGCTAATTATAACATCCGCAGCAGCATACAATAAATCCATTCTATCTACAAAAGCAACAACTTGCATATTTTGGTTGTCATTATATTGTTTATAATCTTCCCAATATAATTTTCCACACTGCCAAATTACTTGCACATCTTGAGCAGCAAAATTTACAGCTTCACTAGCAACTAATTGGTTAATGCGGCGTGCGCCCAAACTACCGCCCAAGATAACTACCGTCTTCTTTGAAGGATCTAAGTTGTAAAACTTTATGGCCTCGTCCCTATTTTCTCGAACTTTTAATAAATCCTGACGTACTG comes from the Flavobacterium ardleyense genome and includes:
- the murC gene encoding UDP-N-acetylmuramate--L-alanine ligase; this encodes MDIKQIQNIYFIGIGGIGMSALARYFKNLGKNVAGYDRHPTPITKGLEDLGVQIHFDDEVHQIPEEYDVESTLVVITPAVPKNHKEWNYFIEHQFTIKKRAEVLGIITKDTFCFAVAGTHGKTTTSAILGHILYESGVDVTAFVGGVVENYNSNLIGLGKTVTVVEADEFDRSFMQLHPDIACITSMDADHLDIYGDSAAIEATFCDFADKISDKSNLFIADGLPLQGRTVSINQQADCKAFNIKIEKGIYVFDVEIGNKVLKELEFALPGNHNLMNATMALAMAYKYGISEKQIAIALKSFKGIQRRFSYQIQRDDLVYIDDYAHHPTEINAVHQAVRELFPGEDVLAVFQPHLFSRTKDFAADFADSLSNFDKVLLLDIYPAREVPIPGITSQWLLDQISIKNKALVSKENLIEQIKLANCKIVVTIGAGDIGELISLIKEALL
- a CDS encoding cell division protein FtsQ/DivIB codes for the protein MKLLNRKNIQLVVMIGVVLFLFAFTSKRNESRKIEKTDVQFVGENNLLVTTEIVNKMLIDKSKQGKSIDKDKLDLNTLEKTISNHDMIEKSEVFVSIDGTLKAVVTQRTPIARFIDDDTSFYIDSKGDRMPLSKIYAARVPLVSGRLTSENQQEIAALLKILYTDDFLKKNITGMRIENNGDVFLRTRNYDYDILFGKTINMEAKFNNYKAFYQKAVSDSSINYYKKINLKFTQQVVCTK
- the murG gene encoding undecaprenyldiphospho-muramoylpentapeptide beta-N-acetylglucosaminyltransferase, whose protein sequence is MRNFKFIISGGGTGGHIYPAIAIANELKSRFPQAEFLFVGAKGKMEMQKVPQEGYKIVGLWIAGLQRRITADNLLFPVKLLSSLLKARTIIRNFKPDVVIGTGGFASGPLLQVAGIAGIPTVIQEQNSYPGITNKILGKRANVICVAYENLDKFFNKNKVVLTGNPVRQDLLKVRENRDEAIKFYNLDPSKKTVVILGGSLGARRINQLVASEAVNFAAQDVQVIWQCGKLYWEDYKQYNDNQNMQVVAFVDRMDLLYAAADVIISRAGASSVSELALAGKPTIFIPSPNVAEDHQTKNAMAIVEKEGAILIKEVELETKFSEVFTNLLADRNLQIKISENFRKLATPDATSRIVDQIEKLIIK